One window of Amaranthus tricolor cultivar Red isolate AtriRed21 chromosome 11, ASM2621246v1, whole genome shotgun sequence genomic DNA carries:
- the LOC130827723 gene encoding coatomer subunit beta-1-like produces the protein MEKSCTLLVHFDKGTPALANEIKEALEGNDVPAKVEAMMKAVMLLLNGETIPQLFITIVRYVLQSEDHTIQKLLLLYLEIIDKTDSQGRVLPEMILICQNLRNNLQHPNEYIRGVTLRFLCRLNESEIIEPLIPSVLSNLEHRHPYVRRNAILAVMAIYKLPQGEQLMADAPETIEKVLSTEQDPSAKRNAFLMLFTCAQEKAVSYLFTHIDRILDWGEQLQMVVLELIRKVCRTNKHEKGKYIKIIISLLTAPSTAVIYECAGTLVSLSSAPTAIKEAADTYCKLLQSQSDYNVKLIVLDRLLELKTSHKEIMVEMIMDILRALSSPNLDIRRKTLDIALELITPRNVDEVVLMLKKEVVKTQSVDLEKNGKYRQMLVQAIHTCAMKFPEVASTVVHVLMDFLGDTNVASAMDVVVFVREIIETNPKLRVSIITRLLDTFYQIRAARVCSCALWIIGEYCLSLSEVESGIATIKQCLGELPFYTAAEGEAQDAPKSDQLASSITVSSRRPVVLADGTYATQSAALETAMSPPTLVQGSLATQGNLRSLLLSGDFFLGAVVACTLTKLVLRLEDVQPSKAEVNKATTQALLYMVSMIQLGQSPVLPHPIDNDAYDRIVLCIRLLCNTGDVTRKIWLHSCKESFVNMLADKQYRETEERKAKAQISHSQPDDLIDFYHLKSRKGMSQLELEDEVQDDLKRATGEFIKDNDDANKLNRILQLTGFSDPVYAEAYVTVHHYDIVLDVTVINRTKETLQNLCLELATMGDLKLVERPQNYTLAPESSKQIKANIKVSSTETGVIFGNIVYETSNVLERNVVVLNDIHIDIMDYISPATCADVAFRTMWAEFEWENKVAVNTIIQDEKEFLDHIIKSTNMKCLTPPSALEGECGFLAANLYAKSVFGEDALVNASIEKQSDGKLSGYIRIRSKTQGIALSLGDKITLKQKGAA, from the exons ATGGAGAAAAGCTGTACACTTTTGGTGCACTTTGATAAGGGAACACCAGCATTAGCAAATGAGATCAAGGAAGCATTGGAAGGAAATGATGTGCCTGCGAAAGTGGAGGCAATGATGAAGGCTGTGATGCTTTTACTTAACGGTGAAACGATACCGCAGTTGTTCATCACTATTGTTCGGTACGTTTTACAGTCAGAAGATCATACTATTCAGAAGCTTTTACTGCTTTATTTGGAAATCATTGATAAGACTGATAGTCAAGGGAGAGTTCTTCCTGAAATGATATTGATCTGTCAGAATCTTAGGAATAATCTGCAACATCCAAATGAGTATATTCGTGGCGTGACACTTAGGTTTTTGTGTCGGTTGAATGAGAGTGAGATTATTGAGCCTTTGATTCCATCAGTGTTGAGTAATTTAGAGCATAGACATCCGTACGTAAGGAGGAATGCTATACTTGCTGTTATGGCAATTTATAAGCTTCCGCAAGGAGAGCAGCTCATGGCAGATGCACCTGAAACGATTGAGAAAGTGCTCTCCACTGAGCAAGATCCTTCAGCAAAGAGGAATGCGTTCCTTATGCTGTTTACATGTGCTCAAGAGAAGGCAGTTAGTTATCTTTTTACCCACATTGATAGGATCTTGGATTGGGGTGAGCAGCTTCAGATGGTGGTTTTGGAGTTGATTCGTAAGGTTTGCCGGACTAATAAACATGAGAAGGGGAAGTATATTAAGATCATAATATCTTTGCTTACTGCTCCGTCGACTGCTGTTATATATGAATGCGCTGGAACTCTGGTATCTCTTTCGTCTGCTCCTACAGCCATCAAAGAAGCTGCTGATACCTACTGTAAGCTGCTGCAGTCTCAAAGTGACTACAATGTTAAGCTTATTGTGCTTGACCGGTTGCTTGAGCTGAAGACTTCTCATAAGGAGATCATGGTTGAAATGATTATGGATATTCTTCGTGCTCTTTCTAGTCCCAATCTAGACATAAGGCGGAAGACGTTGGATATCGCCCTTGAATTAATTACTCCAAGGAATGTTGATGAAGTAGTTCTAATGCTGAAGAAGGAAGTCGTGAAGACTCAGAGTGTGGATCTTGAGAAGAATGGAAAGTATAGGCAAATGCTTGTTCAGGCCATCCATACATGTGCAATGAAATTCCCTGAGGTTGCTAGCACAGTTGTCCATGTCCTAATGGATTTTCTTGGTGACACAAATGTTGCTTCAGCTATGGATGTTGTGGTCTTTGTGCGGGAGATTATTGAAACTAACCCCAAATTGCGAGTTTCTATTATCACAAGGCTTCTAGATACCTTTTATCAGATTCGTGCTGCAAGAGTATGTTCTTGTGCTCTGTGGATTATTGGGGAGTATTGCCTTTCACTCTCTGAAGTTGAGAGTGGGATTGCTACCATCAAACAATGTCTTGGAGAACTTCCATTTTACACTGCTGCTGAAGGAGAGGCACAAGATGCTCCCAAGAGCGATCAGTTAGCCAGCAGTATCACTGTCTCTTCTAGAAGGCCTGTGGTCCTTGCAGATGGCACATATGCCACTCAAAGTGCAGCCTTAGAAACTGCTATGTCTCCCCCCACCTTGGTTCAAGGGTCATTGGCTACTCAAGGAAATCTAAGATCCCTGCTGCTCTCTGGTGACTTTTTCCTTGGCGCTGTTGTTGCCTGCACTTTGACAAAGCTTGTGTTAAGGTTGGAGGATGTTCAACCATCCAAGGCTGAAGTGAACAAGGCAACAACACAAGCCTTGTTGTATATGGTTTCCATGATTCAACTGGGGCAATCACCAGTTCTTCCACACCCTATTGACAATGATGCTTATGATAGGATTGTTCTCTGCATCAGACTTCTCTGCAATACTGGGGATGTAACTAGAAAAATATGGCTTCATTCTTGCAAAGAAAGCTTTGTTAACATGCTTGCAGACAAGCAGTACCGTGAAACTGAGGAGAGGAAGGCAAAGGCCCAGATTTCTCACTCTCAACCTGATGATCTTATTGACTTCTATCATTTGAAGAGCAGAAAG gGAATGAGCCAGTTGGAATTGGAAGATGAGGTTCAAGATGATCTTAAACGTGCAACTGGAGAATTTATTAAGGATAATGATGATGCAAATAAACTCAACCGTATTCTACAGCTCACGGGATTTAGTGACCCTGTTTATGCTGAGGCCTATGTTACTGTTCATCATTATGACATTGTCCTTGATGTTACTGTTATCAATAGAACAAAGGAAACCTTGCAAAACTTATGTCTGGAATTGGCAACCATGGGTGATCTTAAACTTGTGGAGCGTCCACAGAATTATACTCTTGCACCAGAGTCGAGCAAACAAATTAAGGCTAACATTAAGGTCTCTTCAACTGAAACAggagttatttttggaaatataGTCTATGAGACTTCAAATGTGCTTGAACGCAATGTTGTTGTCCTCAATGACATCCACATTGACATTATGGATTACATTTCCCCTGCAACCTGTGCTGATGTTGCATTCAGAACTATGTGGGCTGAATTTGAGTGGGAAAACAAG GTTGCTGTGAACACCATCATTCAAGACGAGAAGGAATTCCTGGACCACATCATCAAATCTACAAACATGAAGTGCCTTACTCCACC GTCGGCCTTGGAAGGAGAATGTGGTTTTCTCGCAGCAAACCTGTACGCTAAAAGTGTGTTTGGTGAAGATGCTTTGGTAAATGCGAGTATCGAGAAACAATCAGATGGAAAGCTCAGTGGTTACATTAGAATAAGGAGTAAAACACAAGGCATCGCCCTCAGTCTCGGGGATAAGATCACTCTCAAACAGAAGGGAGCTGCTTGA
- the LOC130826661 gene encoding uncharacterized protein LOC130826661, whose product MLEFLLSLNSKGKPAHGVINEIVKKYDVHRRTVGRIWRQIQDQKENNQVPITVNNKKKGSKGRPFIPFDEKKFKSIEKVKKTSLAALSKAMGVSQTTICRWKRKKYFQKHTNAIKPLLTDKNKLDRLMFCLTSCILDEQTRNFTFNDMPNVVHIIENLFYIKRTQQTFYLTPDEIEPHREIQSKRFVPKIMFMCAISRPIFSSEGETIFDDKIDIFPFIHEVAAQRSSKHRKRGEPKTKPIQSITKVHTSDMIVHKILPAIRSKWPPHLSKTIFIQQDNAKPHILNDDVVFREVATLDGFSFHLVQQSPNSPDMNVLDLGFFRSIQSLQHQKSAYNFAQLVNAVSATSNNLHPNALKYVWITLQACKVEVIKKLGGIDYDIPHMNKSKLAREGRLPHCLGVQKEIIYEEIRYLDRKVDETRSFYFT is encoded by the coding sequence ATGCTTGAGTTTTTATTGTCACTAAACAGTAAAGGGAAGCCAGCACACGGGGTCATCAATGAAATTGTCAAGAAGTACGATGTGCATAGGAGGACAGTAGGAAGGATATGGAGACAGATTCAGGATCAAAAAGAGAATAATCAAGTACCAATAACTGTCAACAACAAGAAGAAAGGCAGCAAAGGAAGGCCATTCATCCCCTTTGATGAAAAAAAGTTCAAGTCCATTGAAAAAGTGAAGAAGACAAGTTTAGCAGCACTATCAAAGGCCATGGGAGTTAGCCAAACCACAATTTGCagatggaaaagaaaaaagtacTTTCAAAAGCACACCAACGCAATCAAACCGTTACTTACAGACAAAAATAAACTGGACAGGTTAATGTTTTGTCTTACTAGTTGCATTTTAGATGAGCAAACAAGAAACTTCACATTTAATGACATGCCAAATGTAGTGCAcataattgaaaatttgtttTACATTAAAAGGACACAACAAACATTTTATCTTACTCCAGATGAAATCGAGCCACATAGAGAAATCCAATCTAAAAGATTTGTGCCCaagatcatgtttatgtgtgccATTTCAAGACCAATCTTTTCTAGTGAAGGTGAGACGATTTTTGATGACAAGATAGACATATTTCCTTTTATACATGAAGTGGCAGCACAAAGAAGTTCAAAACACAGGAAGAGAGGAGAGCCAAAGACcaaaccaatacaatcaatcactaaaGTACACACAAGTGATATGATTGTGCACAAGATACTACCAGCAATTAGAAGTAAATGGCCACCACATTTAAGCAAAACGATATTCATTCAACAGGACAATGCTAAGCCACACATTTTAAATGATGATGTAGTATTTAGAGAGGTGGCAACACTTGATGGATTTAGCTTCCACTTAGTGCAACAATCTCCTAACTCACCAGATATGAATGTGCTTGACTTAGGGTTCTTTAGGTCAATACAATCGTTACAACATCAAAAATCAGCATACAACTTTGCACAGTTAGTAAATGCGGTGAGTGCAACATCTAACAATCTACATCCAAATGCATTGAAGTATGTATGGATCACACTACAAGCATGTAAAGTTGAGGTTATTAAGAAACTAGGTGGTATAGATTATGACATTCCACACATGAACAAATCAAAACTTGCAAGGGAAGGAAGACTCCCACATTGTTTGGGGGTACAAAAGGAAATTATTTACGAGGAAATACGTTATCTGGATAGAAAGGTGGATGAAACGAggtcattttattttacttga